From Strigops habroptila isolate Jane chromosome 1, bStrHab1.2.pri, whole genome shotgun sequence, a single genomic window includes:
- the ADTRP gene encoding androgen-dependent TFPI-regulating protein isoform X2: MEISTLATYHCLAFVWYFFIAYSITNIRTEERPSEVFLYGGQWKYLTVLNLVLQAVFYGVSFLADVLRLIKKLRCAKCVISSRDLLFSVLAFPVSTFVSISFWTLYSYNRELVYPKSLDGVIPLWLNHAMHTAILPFAVLEILALPHCYPAKKKGLIFLGLVSFLYISWVLRIYSVTGEWVYPLFALFNPAGLAAFFAVSLAIIISFYSFGEFLNRMIWGDSIVVLDYRQKGK; the protein is encoded by the exons ATGGAAATCTCTACTCTTGCAACGTACCATTGCCTTGCTTTTGTCTGGTATTTTTTCATTGCCTATTCAATCACAAACATAAGAACAGAAGAGCGGCCATCTGAAGTGTTCCTTTATGGTGGGCAGTGGAAATATTTGACAGTCCTCAATCTG GTTTTGCAGGCTGTCTTCTATGGGGTGTCCTTCCTGGCTGATGTGTTGAGACTAATTAAGAAACTGAGATGTGCTAAGTGCGTAATTTCCAGCAGAGACCTTCTTTTCAGTGTCCTGGCTTTCCCAGTGTCCACA TTTGTGTCTATATCCTTTTGGACACTGTATAGCTACAATCGAGAGCTGGTTTACCCCAAAAGCCTTGATGGAGTCATCCCGCTCTGGTTAAATCATGCTATG caCACAGCTATATTGCCATTTGCTGTCCTGGAAatccttgccttgcctcactGCTACCCAGCAAAGAAGAAGGGATTGATCTTCTTGGGACTCGTCAGCTTTCTGTATATAAGTTG GGTCCTGCGGATTTATTCTGTAACAGGAGAGTGGGTCTATCCGCTCTTTGCTTTGTTCAACCCAGCCGGGCTAGCAGCCTTTTTTGCCGTTAGCCTTGCCATCATCATCTCTTTCTACAGCTTCGGGGAGTTCCTCAACCGTATGATATGGG GAGATTCAATAGTAGTACTGGACTACAGGCAGAAAGGCAAGTGA
- the ADTRP gene encoding androgen-dependent TFPI-regulating protein isoform X1 gives MEISTLATYHCLAFVWYFFIAYSITNIRTEERPSEVFLYGGQWKYLTVLNLVLQAVFYGVSFLADVLRLIKKLRCAKCVISSRDLLFSVLAFPVSTFVSISFWTLYSYNRELVYPKSLDGVIPLWLNHAMHTAILPFAVLEILALPHCYPAKKKGLIFLGLVSFLYISWVLRIYSVTGEWVYPLFALFNPAGLAAFFAVSLAIIISFYSFGEFLNRMIWVKITFLRIKVFLSGKRVYFI, from the exons ATGGAAATCTCTACTCTTGCAACGTACCATTGCCTTGCTTTTGTCTGGTATTTTTTCATTGCCTATTCAATCACAAACATAAGAACAGAAGAGCGGCCATCTGAAGTGTTCCTTTATGGTGGGCAGTGGAAATATTTGACAGTCCTCAATCTG GTTTTGCAGGCTGTCTTCTATGGGGTGTCCTTCCTGGCTGATGTGTTGAGACTAATTAAGAAACTGAGATGTGCTAAGTGCGTAATTTCCAGCAGAGACCTTCTTTTCAGTGTCCTGGCTTTCCCAGTGTCCACA TTTGTGTCTATATCCTTTTGGACACTGTATAGCTACAATCGAGAGCTGGTTTACCCCAAAAGCCTTGATGGAGTCATCCCGCTCTGGTTAAATCATGCTATG caCACAGCTATATTGCCATTTGCTGTCCTGGAAatccttgccttgcctcactGCTACCCAGCAAAGAAGAAGGGATTGATCTTCTTGGGACTCGTCAGCTTTCTGTATATAAGTTG GGTCCTGCGGATTTATTCTGTAACAGGAGAGTGGGTCTATCCGCTCTTTGCTTTGTTCAACCCAGCCGGGCTAGCAGCCTTTTTTGCCGTTAGCCTTGCCATCATCATCTCTTTCTACAGCTTCGGGGAGTTCCTCAACCGTATGATATGGG TCAAGATTACATTTCTGAGGATTAAAGTGTTTCTGTCAGGAAAACGCGTGTATTTTATTTAG
- the ADTRP gene encoding androgen-dependent TFPI-regulating protein isoform X4: protein MEISTLATYHCLAFVWYFFIAYSITNIRTEERPSEVFLYGGQWKYLTVLNLVLQAVFYGVSFLADVLRLIKKLRCAKCVISSRDLLFSVLAFPVSTFVSISFWTLYSYNRELVYPKSLDGVIPLWLNHAMHTAILPFAVLEILALPHCYPAKKKGLIFLGLVSFLYISWRFNSSTGLQAERQVNPPLRAKQSLHEC, encoded by the exons ATGGAAATCTCTACTCTTGCAACGTACCATTGCCTTGCTTTTGTCTGGTATTTTTTCATTGCCTATTCAATCACAAACATAAGAACAGAAGAGCGGCCATCTGAAGTGTTCCTTTATGGTGGGCAGTGGAAATATTTGACAGTCCTCAATCTG GTTTTGCAGGCTGTCTTCTATGGGGTGTCCTTCCTGGCTGATGTGTTGAGACTAATTAAGAAACTGAGATGTGCTAAGTGCGTAATTTCCAGCAGAGACCTTCTTTTCAGTGTCCTGGCTTTCCCAGTGTCCACA TTTGTGTCTATATCCTTTTGGACACTGTATAGCTACAATCGAGAGCTGGTTTACCCCAAAAGCCTTGATGGAGTCATCCCGCTCTGGTTAAATCATGCTATG caCACAGCTATATTGCCATTTGCTGTCCTGGAAatccttgccttgcctcactGCTACCCAGCAAAGAAGAAGGGATTGATCTTCTTGGGACTCGTCAGCTTTCTGTATATAAGTTG GAGATTCAATAGTAGTACTGGACTACAGGCAGAAAGGCAAGTGAATCCTCCTCTTAGAGCCAAACAATCTCTCCATGAATGCTGA
- the ADTRP gene encoding androgen-dependent TFPI-regulating protein isoform X3 gives MEISTLATYHCLAFVWYFFIAYSITNIRTEERPSEVFLYGGQWKYLTVLNLVLQAVFYGVSFLADVLRLIKKLRCAKCVISSRDLLFSVLAFPVSTFVSISFWTLYSYNRELVYPKSLDGVIPLWLNHAMHTAILPFAVLEILALPHCYPAKKKGLIFLGLVSFLYISWVLRIYSVTGEWVYPLFALFNPAGLAAFFAVSLAIIISFYSFGEFLNRMIWEQPNDARP, from the exons ATGGAAATCTCTACTCTTGCAACGTACCATTGCCTTGCTTTTGTCTGGTATTTTTTCATTGCCTATTCAATCACAAACATAAGAACAGAAGAGCGGCCATCTGAAGTGTTCCTTTATGGTGGGCAGTGGAAATATTTGACAGTCCTCAATCTG GTTTTGCAGGCTGTCTTCTATGGGGTGTCCTTCCTGGCTGATGTGTTGAGACTAATTAAGAAACTGAGATGTGCTAAGTGCGTAATTTCCAGCAGAGACCTTCTTTTCAGTGTCCTGGCTTTCCCAGTGTCCACA TTTGTGTCTATATCCTTTTGGACACTGTATAGCTACAATCGAGAGCTGGTTTACCCCAAAAGCCTTGATGGAGTCATCCCGCTCTGGTTAAATCATGCTATG caCACAGCTATATTGCCATTTGCTGTCCTGGAAatccttgccttgcctcactGCTACCCAGCAAAGAAGAAGGGATTGATCTTCTTGGGACTCGTCAGCTTTCTGTATATAAGTTG GGTCCTGCGGATTTATTCTGTAACAGGAGAGTGGGTCTATCCGCTCTTTGCTTTGTTCAACCCAGCCGGGCTAGCAGCCTTTTTTGCCGTTAGCCTTGCCATCATCATCTCTTTCTACAGCTTCGGGGAGTTCCTCAACCGTATGATATGGG aacaACCAAACGATGCCAGACCctaa